One window of Puniceicoccus vermicola genomic DNA carries:
- a CDS encoding FAD-dependent oxidoreductase, translating to GVLPWINEAEPDPEGSGDHKIQAYNFRVCMTDDPDLKVDWVKPESFREIDHELARRWFNTDTDEYNAHLPNPKNRNLDDPDSILRKFDVMDARTPNGYLKTDTNNHGPVSTDFIGANYAWPEASYAQREVIFQEHVDYIMGHFWFMANDPSIPEVYRKGYARFGLPKDEFPETGHWPHQLYVREARRMVSDYVLTEKDTQHIRQPEDPVAMGSYAMDSHNCQRFVKDGCVYNEGDVQLLPKAPYGISYRSITPAKGECENLFVPVCLSASHIAFGSIRMEPVFMALGESAAIATDMLIDQKDAVQSIDYPALAKELEAVGQILHFEEVEDSE from the coding sequence GGCGTGCTCCCCTGGATCAATGAAGCCGAACCCGATCCCGAAGGCTCCGGAGATCATAAGATCCAAGCTTACAATTTCCGGGTCTGCATGACCGATGATCCGGACCTAAAGGTTGATTGGGTTAAGCCCGAGAGCTTCCGTGAAATTGACCACGAACTAGCTCGACGCTGGTTCAATACCGACACGGACGAGTATAATGCGCATTTGCCCAACCCGAAGAACCGGAATCTTGATGACCCCGACTCCATTTTGAGAAAATTCGATGTAATGGATGCGCGCACGCCGAATGGGTATTTAAAAACAGATACCAACAACCACGGCCCGGTCTCCACAGATTTCATCGGCGCAAACTATGCCTGGCCGGAAGCGAGCTACGCCCAGCGCGAAGTCATTTTTCAAGAGCATGTCGACTACATCATGGGACACTTTTGGTTTATGGCCAATGATCCCTCCATTCCGGAAGTATACCGTAAAGGATATGCCCGTTTCGGCCTGCCGAAGGATGAATTCCCAGAAACCGGACACTGGCCACATCAACTGTATGTCCGTGAAGCACGCCGCATGGTCAGTGACTATGTTCTAACGGAAAAAGACACGCAACATATTCGCCAACCAGAGGATCCCGTTGCCATGGGCTCCTATGCGATGGATAGTCACAACTGCCAACGCTTTGTGAAAGATGGATGTGTCTATAATGAAGGCGATGTTCAACTACTCCCCAAAGCTCCCTACGGGATCAGCTACCGCTCCATCACACCGGCCAAGGGCGAATGCGAAAATCTATTCGTTCCGGTCTGCTTATCCGCATCACACATCGCATTTGGATCCATCCGCATGGAGCCGGTCTTTATGGCTCTCGGCGAAAGCGCTGCGATCGCGACCGACATGCTGATCGACCAAAAAGACGCGGTTCAATCGATTGATTATCCAGCCTTGGCAAAAGAGTTGGAAGCCGTCGGACAGATTCTCCACTTCGAGGAAGTGGAAGATTCTGAGTAG
- a CDS encoding FAD-dependent oxidoreductase, which produces MIESEYIKESPRKVPICHECDLCVIGGSATGVFAAVRAARLGLSVAVVERSSLLGGMATAAQVNEWHSTWDVLGERRIIGGLTLELIERLKLRSAVEELRPILRGEFRFNSAELAGELETIAVEHSIRLFLLARCVSAKLDDGKLDAAIIEDASGRRAIRARYYIDASGDGSLLQAGGFSVSRPEHLQPVNLQALVAGVADVDAKKYWEAMKHLLTKYGYPSDNSAPWYFTYPGAPDLRNLFGTRLNGIDAADADAYTAALIEGRRLHRAYIDMLRAVLPPDVEIPSIVAWAQMLGVRQTRHAICQHRLSGQELLACTHFSDSIAQGTYPVDIHSSSGTILRYLDGREERISRSGKVTHAFWHHDAENRNRYYTIPYRSLIPVNSRNLLVAGRLLDADQDAFGAVRVMVNLNQTGEAAGTAVALACKADADVDEVSGEQLKEMLKLNGSLLM; this is translated from the coding sequence ATGATCGAGTCAGAATATATTAAAGAGTCGCCGAGGAAGGTTCCCATTTGTCATGAGTGTGATCTGTGTGTGATCGGGGGCTCGGCTACAGGGGTCTTCGCCGCTGTGAGAGCCGCACGCTTGGGCCTTTCGGTCGCAGTTGTCGAGCGGAGTAGTCTATTGGGTGGAATGGCTACCGCTGCTCAAGTGAATGAGTGGCATTCGACTTGGGATGTTTTGGGTGAACGGCGAATCATTGGGGGGCTGACCTTGGAGCTTATTGAGCGCTTGAAGCTCAGGTCTGCCGTGGAAGAGTTGCGACCGATCTTGCGTGGCGAGTTCCGTTTCAACAGTGCCGAGCTCGCGGGTGAACTCGAGACGATTGCCGTCGAGCACTCGATTCGGCTCTTTCTTCTGGCGCGGTGTGTTTCCGCCAAATTAGATGATGGAAAGTTGGACGCTGCGATTATCGAAGATGCTTCGGGGCGCAGGGCCATACGCGCTCGATACTATATCGATGCGTCCGGGGATGGGTCTTTACTTCAGGCGGGTGGCTTTTCTGTTTCTCGACCGGAGCATTTGCAACCGGTGAACTTACAAGCCTTGGTTGCGGGAGTCGCTGATGTCGATGCGAAGAAGTATTGGGAAGCCATGAAACACCTGCTCACCAAATACGGCTATCCATCCGATAATAGCGCTCCCTGGTATTTTACTTACCCTGGAGCTCCTGACCTGCGTAATTTATTTGGAACCCGATTGAACGGTATCGATGCTGCGGATGCAGATGCCTACACGGCTGCTTTAATTGAGGGAAGACGTCTCCATCGTGCCTATATTGATATGCTTCGAGCGGTGCTCCCGCCAGATGTAGAAATTCCTTCTATCGTTGCTTGGGCACAAATGCTTGGGGTTCGCCAAACGCGCCATGCAATTTGCCAACATCGTTTGTCAGGCCAAGAGCTCCTGGCCTGCACTCACTTCTCTGATTCGATTGCGCAGGGCACGTATCCGGTGGATATTCATTCATCCAGCGGAACCATCTTGCGTTATCTTGATGGGCGTGAAGAGCGCATCAGCCGTTCGGGGAAGGTCACTCACGCTTTCTGGCATCACGACGCGGAAAACCGTAATCGCTACTATACGATTCCGTATCGTAGTTTGATACCTGTGAATTCTCGCAATCTCTTGGTGGCAGGACGTCTTCTGGATGCCGATCAAGACGCCTTCGGGGCAGTTCGCGTCATGGTCAACCTCAATCAAACCGGTGAAGCAGCTGGCACGGCTGTGGCGCTAGCTTGTAAGGCTGATGCGGATGTCGACGAGGTATCAGGCGAACAGCTTAAGGAGATGCTTAAACTAAATGGATCATTGTTAATGTAG
- a CDS encoding DUF7594 domain-containing protein, whose translation MSTQKTPLLAIITGLVVCAAASAQVTTLTTLDNGQDARVQPVENADTNYGGAVSLVLKDAGLNKSTSKVYLGFDLSTWNSTAASASVTLTANASFTLSADTNIRFWGLNNGSASWSEDTITYNNAPAADSDPGNGSIDDGASFYQGTEANQMTLLGSINFASSTVFTTGDTITFSDASLTDFINNFSSENLTIGVTIDKNTYTQFYSSGTATGASVAPTLALTPIPEPATAGSIIGVLALTLSVLRRRNFRS comes from the coding sequence ATGAGTACACAAAAAACACCATTGCTCGCCATCATCACTGGCCTCGTCGTCTGCGCTGCTGCTTCAGCTCAAGTCACCACCCTCACTACCCTGGACAACGGTCAGGATGCGCGTGTTCAACCTGTCGAAAATGCCGACACTAACTACGGAGGTGCCGTATCCCTAGTTCTCAAAGATGCGGGACTCAACAAATCCACCTCCAAAGTCTATTTGGGCTTTGACCTAAGCACTTGGAATTCAACTGCAGCCAGCGCATCGGTGACTTTAACAGCCAACGCAAGTTTCACGCTTTCAGCTGACACCAACATACGCTTCTGGGGTCTGAACAACGGAAGCGCTAGTTGGTCTGAAGATACCATCACTTACAATAACGCTCCTGCAGCCGACAGCGATCCGGGCAACGGAAGTATCGATGACGGGGCTTCCTTCTACCAGGGAACCGAAGCCAATCAGATGACACTACTTGGCTCCATTAACTTCGCGTCAAGCACAGTGTTTACCACTGGAGACACCATCACTTTCAGCGACGCCTCATTAACGGACTTTATCAACAACTTCAGCTCCGAAAATCTAACTATTGGGGTCACGATTGACAAAAATACCTACACTCAATTTTACTCCAGCGGAACAGCCACTGGTGCTTCGGTTGCACCCACTCTAGCGCTGACTCCCATTCCCGAACCAGCGACCGCCGGATCGATCATAGGCGTTCTTGCGCTTACCTTAAGTGTCCTTCGTCGACGCAACTTCCGGTCATAA
- a CDS encoding glycoside hydrolase family 55 protein: protein MFSRHFRSNKASLMAVLYGLLCLGLTSYGQSQQSANAAVPSEAKHDIVSNHADDSWRSVLYPEDWSPGYTVDGKFLHDFSYAGYHYGEKALPDTNAMPAINVTQSPYLVDNTGKADVTAKLQAIIDQLPPEGGVIYLPTGTYRVSPQGNNQGALVIERSNIVIRGDGPGKTFIFNDASEMHYKHVFKIAPKTNVSWNINGEHTRAWRISQDYPKPSKQIRLDDIAGLEVGDKIIIRNDLTQHMIDLVGMTGHWTPTQSPNRTLAYYRIIRSIDPATKTITLDIPIRGFLFQADNARVLPLTGEMLSEIGLEGFSIGMREHTGEGYKEEDYKIPGTVGHASYLSSAIHMTHTENSWIKEVHSFHPDVNETDYHLRSNGIKLIRSRLVTVQGCDLRLPQYRGGGGNGYLYTHNGQDNLIRDSYAESGRHNYDVGTMHATGNVTTNCTTTKGRLASDFHMFFSIGNLFDTMTCDVDSLEARAMRPWGYPVHGTTASQCVFWNTKGLNYPADRPNVIVQSHQHGDGYVIGTSGPAYLVDSTDHVEGVGKGDTLTPHSLYQDQLARRLQSK from the coding sequence ATGTTTTCCCGCCACTTCAGATCCAATAAAGCCTCTTTGATGGCAGTATTATACGGGCTCCTCTGCCTCGGCCTCACTAGCTATGGGCAATCTCAACAGAGCGCCAATGCAGCCGTGCCGAGTGAAGCAAAACATGACATTGTCTCGAATCATGCGGATGACTCATGGCGCTCCGTTCTTTATCCGGAAGACTGGAGCCCTGGTTACACGGTCGATGGTAAATTCTTACACGACTTTTCCTATGCCGGATATCACTATGGAGAGAAAGCTTTGCCGGATACAAATGCGATGCCGGCGATCAATGTCACCCAATCCCCTTACCTGGTTGATAATACCGGGAAAGCAGATGTGACTGCAAAATTACAGGCAATTATTGACCAATTGCCGCCCGAAGGAGGCGTCATTTATTTACCGACCGGAACCTACCGAGTCTCACCTCAGGGGAACAATCAAGGGGCCCTCGTCATTGAACGGAGCAACATCGTGATCCGAGGAGATGGACCGGGAAAGACATTCATTTTTAATGATGCATCTGAAATGCATTATAAGCATGTATTCAAGATCGCGCCAAAGACCAATGTCTCTTGGAATATTAATGGCGAACACACAAGAGCCTGGCGCATCAGTCAAGATTATCCCAAACCAAGTAAGCAGATTCGCCTCGATGACATAGCAGGACTCGAAGTCGGTGATAAAATTATCATTCGTAACGACCTCACTCAACACATGATCGACCTCGTCGGCATGACCGGGCATTGGACCCCCACCCAATCACCGAATCGCACACTCGCCTACTATCGAATCATCCGATCCATTGATCCAGCAACAAAGACCATCACGCTGGACATTCCCATCCGTGGCTTCCTCTTTCAAGCAGACAATGCACGGGTGCTCCCTCTAACGGGGGAAATGCTCAGCGAAATTGGACTCGAAGGGTTCTCGATTGGCATGCGTGAACACACTGGAGAAGGCTATAAAGAAGAGGATTATAAGATCCCCGGAACCGTAGGTCACGCGTCGTATTTGAGCTCTGCAATCCACATGACCCACACAGAAAACTCATGGATAAAAGAGGTCCATAGCTTCCACCCGGATGTGAACGAAACCGATTACCACTTAAGATCCAATGGCATCAAACTAATCCGCAGCCGTCTCGTTACGGTGCAGGGCTGTGACCTGCGCCTACCACAATATCGAGGTGGCGGTGGTAACGGATACCTCTACACACATAACGGACAAGACAACCTGATAAGGGATTCATACGCCGAATCAGGACGACACAATTACGACGTAGGCACCATGCACGCCACTGGCAATGTGACGACCAACTGCACAACCACCAAAGGACGACTGGCTTCTGATTTTCATATGTTTTTCTCGATCGGAAATCTCTTTGATACCATGACATGTGACGTAGACTCCTTGGAAGCGCGGGCCATGCGCCCCTGGGGCTATCCGGTGCATGGGACCACTGCCAGCCAGTGCGTATTCTGGAATACCAAGGGACTCAACTATCCTGCCGACCGCCCGAATGTAATCGTTCAATCTCACCAACATGGGGACGGCTACGTGATCGGAACATCCGGCCCAGCATACCTCGTCGATAGCACCGATCACGTCGAGGGCGTTGGCAAGGGCGATACACTGACCCCGCACTCCTTGTATCAGGATCAATTGGCACGCAGATTACAAAGCAAGTAA
- a CDS encoding LacI family DNA-binding transcriptional regulator, which translates to MKKRVTIREIAEVAGVHFTTVGLALKGNPKVKAETRDKVQKIAEKMGYQPDPMLSALSSYRRSNQRRSYQSTIAWLNNWPKRHDLLENPEFYEYFQGARIRAQELGYTLDEFWLHEKGMTTSRLCHIFHSRNIQCLIIPPQPVSLSNIEMDLSKISAVSIGYSLESPALNVVTNHHLRSMRLMLHELNRLGYRNIGCAISKDWDFKVGNTWRGGIEAAKHDPGMKLKVKMLDHAHNAPEIITREVKKFKVEVVISHLEVYEQLRACGFRIPQDLGFANLAIDFRSKYHSGIYQNSIDIGRKSVEVAVSMYQRGEFGEPESPFHLLVDSSWNPGTTLQY; encoded by the coding sequence ATGAAAAAACGCGTCACGATTCGGGAAATTGCAGAAGTTGCCGGAGTTCATTTCACGACGGTTGGATTGGCACTCAAAGGCAACCCAAAGGTGAAAGCTGAAACACGGGACAAGGTTCAGAAGATTGCTGAAAAAATGGGATATCAGCCCGACCCCATGCTCTCGGCGCTCAGTTCTTACCGGCGCTCGAATCAGCGTAGAAGCTACCAATCAACTATCGCATGGCTCAATAATTGGCCAAAACGACATGACCTACTCGAGAATCCCGAGTTCTATGAGTATTTCCAAGGTGCACGTATCCGCGCACAGGAATTAGGATACACACTGGATGAGTTCTGGTTACACGAAAAAGGAATGACCACTTCCAGACTGTGCCATATTTTCCATTCTCGAAACATTCAATGCCTGATCATACCGCCTCAACCGGTATCTCTAAGCAATATTGAGATGGATCTCTCCAAAATTTCTGCCGTTTCAATCGGCTACTCGCTGGAATCCCCTGCCCTGAACGTAGTCACTAATCACCACCTACGCAGCATGCGACTCATGCTACATGAGTTGAACCGGCTCGGCTACCGCAATATCGGCTGTGCGATCAGCAAGGATTGGGATTTTAAAGTGGGGAATACATGGAGAGGCGGCATTGAAGCGGCCAAACACGACCCGGGCATGAAGCTCAAAGTCAAGATGCTGGATCACGCACACAATGCACCAGAGATCATCACTCGCGAGGTGAAGAAGTTTAAGGTCGAAGTCGTGATCTCACATCTTGAGGTTTACGAACAATTACGAGCATGTGGCTTTCGAATCCCACAGGATTTAGGCTTTGCCAACTTGGCCATTGATTTCAGATCGAAATACCATTCCGGCATCTATCAGAACAGTATCGATATCGGGCGTAAATCCGTCGAAGTCGCGGTCAGCATGTATCAGCGCGGAGAATTCGGTGAGCCCGAATCCCCCTTCCACCTATTGGTTGACAGTAGCTGGAACCCCGGAACAACGCTGCAATATTAG
- a CDS encoding beta-galactosidase produces the protein MRDIKLDRELRFGSHLFVNPEDTVEELKPRMEALASAGFTLIRLFMVWDLIEPKSKQYKWTIFDQLFDLSAQMGFKLVPTLMSVSPPGWMRKTYGIQEVADLDDPDFFAQAIDFTEQVVNRYKDHPSLDSWILWNEPGRSPETTSPHVLKAYQAFLEASYGKIEHYNSNNFQQVESFHEIAIPKVLDGFITYQGRIDWLRFCVENLHSHIQAIAQKVVDLDPNHPIHINPHRISQCLADVGQSLWKNAEAVDFMGCSAHPSWHSTRYPRERYGDSIALFADITRSATEAPDQYFWVTELQGGTTLMSANVALHPSPDETAEWLMQCVASSTKAVIYWCTNARNNGFEAGEWDLLNYDGEPTKQLKSIEWIIKNLYPYMGLLAEAKPPKADMLILVSEEAAMLDLVEGTSEAPSNLRNIQKSTDAVAGAYFLACDLSLEVDFMDSRRLLEAPIEGLPKIIVIPSATVLSKDCIEHLNTIVESGHQVIADGFFAWKTPHGALAKSCWPSEEKLWGSRCIEYSAIDDNPVIETQYCQIESCFMRAHFKVKSQTKVVAHWEDGSPAITQRECAGGQACRLGTVLFQRYLNENSTDLLNWFHNLVEPYIQKDQPKLVKTTGGIRLRRLSVNEQPLCIALNRSDKVQSFRIQWKGHISAEYSVSPHNAVILQAEDLQANEKTSSNVSALTATK, from the coding sequence ATGAGAGATATTAAACTAGATCGGGAGCTACGTTTCGGCTCCCACCTCTTCGTCAACCCCGAGGACACCGTTGAAGAACTAAAGCCACGCATGGAAGCACTCGCTTCAGCGGGCTTTACTTTGATTCGTCTTTTCATGGTATGGGATTTGATCGAGCCAAAATCGAAGCAATACAAGTGGACGATCTTTGACCAACTGTTCGACTTATCCGCACAGATGGGCTTCAAGCTCGTGCCGACACTGATGTCAGTCAGCCCTCCGGGATGGATGCGTAAGACATACGGGATTCAGGAGGTCGCGGACCTGGATGATCCTGATTTCTTTGCGCAGGCCATTGATTTTACCGAGCAAGTCGTCAATCGATACAAAGATCACCCGAGTCTGGATTCATGGATTCTATGGAATGAGCCAGGCCGATCACCGGAAACCACATCGCCGCACGTGCTGAAGGCATATCAAGCCTTCCTCGAGGCGAGTTATGGAAAGATTGAGCACTACAATTCAAATAATTTCCAACAGGTAGAGAGCTTCCATGAGATCGCGATCCCGAAGGTTTTGGATGGCTTTATCACTTATCAAGGACGGATTGATTGGCTTCGCTTTTGTGTCGAAAACTTACATTCGCACATCCAGGCAATTGCGCAAAAAGTTGTCGATTTGGACCCAAATCATCCGATTCATATCAATCCGCACCGCATCAGCCAATGCTTGGCAGACGTCGGTCAGTCGCTGTGGAAGAATGCAGAAGCGGTTGATTTCATGGGCTGCTCCGCACACCCATCCTGGCATTCCACCCGATATCCCCGCGAGCGCTATGGTGATAGTATCGCACTCTTCGCAGATATCACGCGATCGGCCACCGAAGCCCCGGATCAGTATTTCTGGGTCACTGAACTCCAAGGCGGAACCACATTGATGTCTGCCAACGTCGCACTGCACCCCTCCCCAGATGAAACAGCGGAATGGCTCATGCAGTGCGTGGCTTCATCGACGAAAGCAGTCATTTATTGGTGCACCAACGCCCGGAACAATGGATTTGAGGCTGGTGAATGGGATTTATTGAACTACGACGGCGAGCCCACAAAGCAGCTCAAATCAATCGAATGGATCATCAAGAACCTCTACCCTTACATGGGATTACTCGCCGAAGCGAAACCACCTAAAGCCGACATGCTGATACTGGTCTCCGAAGAGGCAGCCATGCTGGATTTAGTGGAGGGCACCAGCGAAGCGCCATCCAATCTACGCAATATTCAAAAAAGCACAGATGCAGTCGCCGGTGCGTATTTCCTCGCCTGCGACCTTTCCCTGGAAGTCGATTTCATGGATTCTCGACGCTTGCTTGAAGCCCCGATCGAAGGCCTACCAAAGATCATTGTCATTCCGAGCGCAACGGTTCTGAGCAAAGACTGTATCGAGCATTTAAACACAATCGTAGAATCTGGGCACCAGGTCATTGCCGACGGTTTTTTTGCCTGGAAAACACCACACGGCGCTTTAGCGAAATCCTGTTGGCCCAGTGAAGAAAAGCTCTGGGGCAGCCGATGCATTGAGTATAGTGCGATCGACGACAACCCAGTGATCGAAACACAATACTGTCAGATCGAATCTTGCTTCATGCGGGCTCATTTTAAAGTCAAATCACAAACAAAAGTCGTTGCCCATTGGGAAGACGGCAGCCCGGCGATCACACAGAGAGAGTGCGCAGGTGGTCAAGCCTGCCGCCTCGGAACGGTCCTTTTTCAACGATACCTGAACGAGAATTCCACCGATCTGCTGAACTGGTTCCATAACCTCGTCGAGCCATACATACAGAAAGACCAACCTAAACTTGTCAAAACCACCGGAGGCATTCGACTACGCCGACTTTCTGTCAATGAACAGCCCTTGTGCATCGCGCTCAATCGATCCGACAAGGTTCAGTCATTCCGTATCCAATGGAAGGGCCATATAAGCGCTGAGTATTCCGTTTCACCGCACAATGCGGTTATTCTTCAAGCGGAAGATCTGCAAGCCAACGAGAAGACTTCGAGTAACGTATCCGCGCTCACTGCGACTAAATAA